ATTCTTAAACGCGTAGGTATGAGTGAGTGCAAGCCTGCTTCTACTCCTGTAGAAGCTAATTCTAAGCTTAGCGCCAATACAGGTCCTCCGGTAAAGGACCCGACTCAGTATCGCAGTCTTGCGGGTGCTCTTCAGTACCTTACGTTTACTCGCTCTGATATTGCTTATGCGGTACAACAGGTTTGTTTGTTTATGCACGATCCCCCGGAACCACATTTAGGTGCATTACATCGTGTCATGCGTTACATTCAGGGTACAATTGATCATGGGTTACATTTATATCCCTCTTCTACTATGCGCTTGATCACTTATACAGATGCAAATTGGGGTGGGTGTCCAGACACTCGTCGTTCGACTTCAGGATATTGTTGTTTTTTAGGTGACAATCTTATTTCCTGGTTGTCAAAACGTCAACCTACATTATCTAAATCAAGTGCCGAAGCAGAATACCGAGGCGTCGCGAACGTTATTTCTGAGGCTTGTTGGTTCCGTGATCTCTTACTTTAGTTACATTGTCCTCTTCGTCAGGATAGCATTGTTTATTGTGATAATATCAACGCAATTTACTTGTCTACCAACCCGGTCCAACACCAACGCACAAAACATGTCGAGATAGATATACATTTTGTTCGTGAAAAAGCCGCTTTGGGCGAGATTCGGGTTATTCATGTACCATCGCGGTACCAGTTTGCAGATATTTTCACGAAAGGCCTGCCTCGAGAATTATTCTTGGATTTCAGATCCAGTCTTAGCGTACGACCTCCTCCCGCTACGACTGCGGGGTGTGATAGAGAATATTACTCGAATATTCTCCTCATAGGTTTAGGATATATTTTTAATGTAAATATTGTCTTATACAAACAGGTTTCCTAACACAGTTAGGATTGTCATACATATTGTAACCTATAAATATTGATCAAGAGAATACTCTCCGATCACGGAGTTTCACAATCTCACAAGGAGATTCAAAAGGAGTACGCGTAGTGAGGAAGGAGAAAATAGTGAAAACCACCAGAACGAAGAAAATGACGAATGGAGAGATCAACT
This Spinacia oleracea cultivar Varoflay chromosome 6, BTI_SOV_V1, whole genome shotgun sequence DNA region includes the following protein-coding sequences:
- the LOC110801065 gene encoding uncharacterized mitochondrial protein AtMg00810-like, producing the protein MDYLLLYVDDIVLTTSSDELRDWMISQLKSEFPMTDLGPVSYFLGISVIRTPSYMLLSQKKYAHEILKRVGMSECKPASTPVEANSKLSANTGPPVKDPTQYRSLAGALQYLTFTRSDIAYAVQQVCLFMHDPPEPHLGALHRVMRYIQGTIDHGLHLYPSSTMRLITYTDANWGGCPDTRRSTSGYCCFLGDNLISWLSKRQPTLSKSSAEAEYRGVANVISEACWFRDLLL